One window from the genome of Roseomonas haemaphysalidis encodes:
- the tsaE gene encoding tRNA (adenosine(37)-N6)-threonylcarbamoyltransferase complex ATPase subunit type 1 TsaE gives MLTDPLILHLPDLAATEALAGRAARLARAGDALLLEGPLGAGKSAFARAFLRAAAGDATLEVPSPSFTLVQAYALPAGPAHHFDLYRLSGPDELEELGWEEARDGIVLVEWPQRLEHLAPPDALRLRLTPGEGDARSAEMSGWGARLARLAP, from the coding sequence ATGCTCACCGATCCGCTGATCCTCCACCTGCCCGATCTCGCCGCCACGGAGGCCCTGGCGGGCCGCGCCGCGCGGCTGGCCCGGGCCGGCGACGCGCTGCTGCTGGAAGGGCCGCTTGGCGCCGGCAAATCGGCCTTCGCGCGGGCCTTTCTGCGCGCGGCGGCGGGCGATGCGACGCTGGAGGTCCCCTCGCCTTCCTTCACGCTGGTGCAGGCCTATGCGCTGCCGGCCGGCCCCGCGCATCATTTCGACCTGTATCGCCTGTCCGGCCCGGACGAGCTGGAGGAGCTGGGGTGGGAGGAGGCGCGCGATGGCATCGTGCTGGTGGAATGGCCGCAGCGGCTGGAGCATCTGGCGCCGCCGGACGCCCTGCGGCTGCGCCTGACGCCCGGCGAAGGCGACGCCCGCAGCGCCGAGATGTCCGGCTGGGGCGCGCGGCTGGCACGGCTGGCCCCATGA
- a CDS encoding amino acid ABC transporter substrate-binding protein has protein sequence MRLPVPALLGGLALALAAGLATPAAAQPATDAVGAIRARGALVCGTAPSTVGFATPDSAGRFRGLDADYCRAVAAALLGDGEKARIVPTTTQQRFTQLQSGEIDVLSRITTWTLSREGSLGLAFAGVNVYDGQGFIVKTSLGITSAKQLDGATICMQPGSTTELNAADWFRTNNLRMTPVLIEDIEEARKAFFSGRCDAYSTDSTALAAMRYNQGDNASQYMVLPEIISKEPLGIAIRKGDWKFFDIVRWTHFALLTAEELGLTAANIDSFADSTNPDIQRFLGKTGDLGKMLGLQPDWAVRVIKAVGNYGEVWDRNLAPLGIPRGINNLWSKGGVQYAPPMR, from the coding sequence ATGCGCCTGCCCGTTCCCGCCCTGCTGGGCGGCCTCGCCCTGGCCTTGGCCGCCGGCCTCGCCACCCCCGCCGCCGCGCAGCCCGCGACGGATGCCGTGGGCGCCATCCGCGCCCGCGGCGCGCTGGTCTGCGGCACCGCGCCCTCCACCGTCGGCTTCGCGACGCCGGATTCCGCCGGCCGCTTCCGCGGGCTGGACGCCGACTACTGCCGCGCGGTCGCCGCCGCCCTGCTGGGGGACGGGGAAAAGGCGCGCATCGTGCCGACCACCACGCAGCAGCGCTTCACGCAGCTGCAGTCGGGCGAGATCGACGTGCTGTCGCGCATCACCACCTGGACGCTGTCGCGCGAAGGCTCGCTCGGCCTCGCCTTCGCGGGGGTCAACGTCTACGACGGGCAGGGCTTCATCGTGAAGACCTCGCTCGGCATCACTTCCGCCAAGCAGCTGGACGGCGCCACCATCTGCATGCAGCCCGGCTCCACCACCGAGCTGAACGCCGCGGACTGGTTCCGCACCAACAACCTGCGCATGACGCCGGTGCTGATCGAGGACATCGAGGAAGCCCGCAAGGCCTTCTTCTCCGGCCGCTGCGACGCCTACAGCACGGATTCCACCGCGCTGGCCGCCATGCGCTACAACCAGGGCGACAACGCGTCGCAATACATGGTGCTGCCGGAAATCATCTCGAAGGAGCCGCTCGGCATCGCCATCCGCAAGGGCGACTGGAAGTTCTTCGACATCGTCCGCTGGACGCATTTCGCGCTGCTGACGGCCGAGGAGCTGGGCCTGACGGCGGCCAACATCGACAGCTTCGCCGACAGCACCAACCCCGACATCCAGCGCTTCCTGGGCAAGACCGGCGACCTCGGCAAGATGCTGGGTCTGCAGCCGGACTGGGCCGTGCGCGTCATCAAGGCGGTCGGCAACTACGGCGAGGTGTGGGACCGCAACCTGGCGCCACTGGGCATCCCCCGCGGCATCAACAACCTGTGGAGCAAGGGTGGCGTGCAATACGCCCCGCCGATGCGCTGA
- a CDS encoding (2Fe-2S) ferredoxin domain-containing protein has translation MLENDPPPFFQAHVFVCCNRRPDGHRRGSCAARGSEALKDYMKARAKELGLKGVRVNTAGCLDRCEFGPAIVVYPDGIWYRAETRDDVDEILSAHLVQGGRATRLMLTEKDVPPPKG, from the coding sequence ATGCTTGAGAACGACCCACCCCCCTTCTTCCAGGCCCATGTGTTCGTGTGCTGCAACCGGCGCCCGGACGGCCACCGCCGCGGCTCCTGCGCCGCGCGCGGCAGCGAGGCGCTGAAGGACTACATGAAGGCGCGCGCCAAGGAGCTCGGCCTGAAGGGCGTGCGCGTGAACACCGCCGGCTGCCTGGACCGCTGCGAGTTCGGCCCCGCCATCGTGGTCTATCCGGACGGCATCTGGTACCGTGCCGAAACGCGGGACGACGTGGACGAGATCCTGTCCGCGCATCTGGTGCAGGGCGGGCGCGCCACGCGGCTGATGCTGACGGAAAAGGACGTGCCGCCCCCCAAGGGGTAA
- the mnmG gene encoding tRNA uridine-5-carboxymethylaminomethyl(34) synthesis enzyme MnmG, which produces MRDMNFDVVVVGGGHAGTEAAAAAARCGARTLLLTHRLDTLGEMSCNPAIGGVGKGHLVREIDALDGIMARAADAAGIHFKLLNRSKGPAVRGPRAQADRKLYRQAVQALLAAQPDLTILPLAAEGLERDAAGRVVAVLAADGTRIGAGAVVITTGTFLRGEIHIGETRLPAGRVGDAPSVGLAVAMEALGLPMRRLKTGTPPRLDGRTIDWAALEMQPGDAQPEPLSWMTERIGNRQVECGITSTTPEGHALIRANLHRAPIHSGQIQGVGPRYCPSIEDKVVRFADRERHQIFLEPEGLDDPTVYPNGISTSLPEDVQRAFIASIPGLARAVILRPGYAIEYDHVDPRALKPSLEVRAAPGLFLAGQVNGTTGYEEAAAQGLLAGLNAAALAGGAPPRSLGRTQAYLGVMVDDLTLQGVSEPYRMLTARAEHRLLLRADNAGLRLTEQGIAWGCVGPERAARHRAFAQGVAEALARARAEGGTPAALQAAGIAINQDGRWRSLLEVLALPETDAAALDRAFPWLAALPAGIRTQVEAEALYAPYLSRQAAELRLIEKEERASIPEGLDFAAIPGLSNEMRQRLGAARPATLGGAGRVAGVTPAALAALAVHLRKERFT; this is translated from the coding sequence ATGCGCGACATGAATTTCGACGTGGTGGTGGTGGGCGGCGGGCATGCCGGCACCGAGGCCGCCGCCGCCGCCGCCCGCTGCGGCGCCCGCACCCTGCTGCTGACCCACCGGCTGGACACGCTGGGCGAGATGTCCTGCAACCCCGCCATCGGCGGGGTGGGCAAGGGCCACCTGGTGCGCGAGATCGATGCGCTGGATGGCATCATGGCGCGGGCGGCGGATGCGGCGGGCATCCACTTCAAGCTGCTGAACCGCTCCAAGGGCCCGGCGGTGCGCGGCCCCCGCGCGCAGGCCGACCGCAAGCTCTACCGCCAGGCGGTACAGGCGCTGCTGGCGGCGCAACCGGACCTGACCATCCTGCCGCTGGCGGCCGAGGGGCTGGAACGCGATGCCGCCGGCCGGGTGGTGGCGGTGCTGGCCGCCGATGGCACGCGCATCGGCGCCGGGGCCGTGGTGATCACCACCGGCACCTTTCTGCGCGGCGAGATCCACATCGGCGAGACGCGCCTGCCGGCGGGCCGGGTGGGCGACGCGCCCTCGGTCGGGCTGGCGGTTGCGATGGAGGCGCTGGGGCTGCCCATGCGGCGGCTGAAGACCGGCACGCCGCCGCGGCTGGACGGCCGCACCATCGACTGGGCGGCGCTGGAGATGCAGCCGGGCGACGCGCAGCCGGAGCCGCTGTCCTGGATGACGGAGCGCATCGGCAACCGCCAGGTGGAATGCGGCATCACCAGCACGACGCCGGAAGGCCACGCGCTGATCCGCGCCAACCTGCACCGCGCGCCCATTCATTCCGGCCAGATCCAGGGCGTGGGACCGCGCTACTGCCCCTCGATCGAGGACAAGGTCGTGCGCTTCGCGGACCGGGAGCGGCACCAGATCTTCCTGGAGCCCGAGGGGCTGGATGACCCGACCGTCTACCCCAACGGCATTTCCACCAGCCTGCCGGAAGACGTGCAGCGCGCCTTCATCGCTTCCATCCCCGGGCTGGCGCGCGCCGTGATCCTGCGGCCCGGCTACGCCATCGAATATGACCACGTGGACCCGCGGGCGCTGAAGCCCTCGTTGGAGGTGCGTGCCGCGCCGGGACTGTTCCTGGCCGGGCAGGTCAACGGCACCACGGGCTACGAGGAGGCGGCCGCGCAGGGATTGCTGGCCGGGCTGAACGCGGCGGCTCTGGCCGGGGGCGCCCCGCCGCGGAGCCTGGGGCGGACCCAGGCTTATCTCGGTGTCATGGTGGACGACCTGACCTTGCAAGGCGTCAGCGAGCCCTACCGCATGCTGACGGCGCGCGCCGAGCACCGGCTGCTGCTGCGCGCCGACAATGCCGGGCTGCGGCTGACCGAGCAGGGCATCGCCTGGGGCTGCGTCGGACCCGAGCGGGCGGCGCGGCATCGGGCCTTCGCGCAGGGCGTGGCCGAGGCGCTGGCCCGTGCCCGGGCCGAGGGTGGCACCCCCGCCGCCCTGCAGGCCGCCGGCATCGCCATCAACCAAGACGGCCGCTGGCGCAGCCTGCTGGAGGTGCTGGCCCTGCCGGAAACCGATGCCGCCGCGCTGGACCGCGCCTTTCCCTGGCTGGCGGCGTTGCCCGCCGGCATCCGCACCCAGGTGGAGGCCGAGGCGCTCTACGCCCCCTATCTTTCGCGCCAAGCCGCCGAGCTTCGCCTGATCGAAAAGGAGGAGCGCGCCAGCATTCCTGAAGGCCTCGACTTCGCCGCCATTCCCGGCCTGTCCAACGAGATGCGCCAGCGCCTGGGTGCCGCCCGCCCGGCCACGCTGGGCGGAGCGGGGCGGGTGGCCGGCGTCACCCCGGCGGCACTGGCCGCGCTGGCGGTGCATCTGCGCAAGGAGCGTTTCACGTGA
- the rsmG gene encoding 16S rRNA (guanine(527)-N(7))-methyltransferase RsmG has translation MKHDTAQPLPPLTVSRETEEQIEAFIPLLLKWNAKINLIAPLSEFVLRQRHIADSLQLLPLLPAGEGPLADLGTGGGFPGLVLAMAVTRPVHLVESDRRKAAFLQTVAGELNLTHVTVHAERIEAVRLPPIAVVTARALAPLDKMLDWAARLLAPDGIAIFPKGRNALDELAAAPGWTMAVERFKSSTDTDASILRLSGIHRAGA, from the coding sequence GTGAAACACGACACGGCCCAGCCGCTGCCACCCCTGACCGTTTCACGTGAAACAGAGGAGCAGATCGAGGCCTTCATCCCGCTGCTGCTGAAGTGGAACGCGAAGATCAACCTGATCGCGCCGCTATCCGAATTCGTGCTGCGCCAGCGCCATATCGCGGATTCCTTGCAGTTGCTGCCGCTGCTGCCGGCGGGCGAGGGGCCGCTGGCCGACCTCGGCACCGGCGGCGGCTTTCCCGGGCTGGTGCTGGCCATGGCGGTGACCCGACCGGTGCATCTGGTGGAATCCGACCGCCGCAAGGCCGCCTTCCTGCAGACCGTGGCCGGCGAGCTGAACCTCACCCACGTCACGGTGCATGCCGAGCGGATCGAGGCCGTGCGCCTGCCGCCCATCGCCGTGGTGACAGCGCGCGCGCTGGCGCCTTTGGATAAAATGCTGGACTGGGCGGCACGCCTGCTGGCACCCGACGGGATCGCGATTTTCCCCAAGGGTCGCAATGCCTTGGACGAACTTGCCGCCGCCCCGGGCTGGACAATGGCGGTGGAGCGGTTCAAGAGCAGCACCGACACCGATGCCTCCATCCTCCGCCTTTCCGGGATCCACCGTGCCGGGGCCTGA
- a CDS encoding aminoglycoside phosphotransferase family protein, with translation MTTEPFLRAAGFGAATRTPLPQDAGHRRYTRLSGAVPRPALLMDCADAPRVGLTPERDLLPFLAVGAHLRTLGLSAPEVLAEDRAAGLLLVEDLGPDTHASLLDAGADPLPLYVAAAEALAAIHAAPPPAGLPDYEAPRMTEMAGLTFLDWWWPAAFGTPPADAVRAEFTQAMRAMLDPFQGAHGFVHRDYFPANLIPLPDRAGPRRVGIIDFQDAGYGHPSYDLVSLTQDARRDVAPDVRQAAVAAYLAARPGLDAAAFAAATAAMAAQRHLRIASLWVRLARRDGKPRYLQHGPRCWALLDEALRHEATAPLRRFLDRHVPPDLRRNPAVLKDAAA, from the coding sequence ATGACCACCGAACCCTTTCTCCGGGCTGCCGGCTTCGGCGCCGCCACCCGCACCCCGCTGCCGCAGGATGCCGGCCACCGCCGCTACACCCGCCTGTCCGGCGCCGTGCCCCGCCCGGCGCTGCTGATGGACTGCGCCGATGCCCCCCGCGTCGGCCTGACGCCGGAGCGCGACCTGCTGCCCTTTCTGGCGGTCGGCGCGCATCTGCGCACGCTCGGCCTGTCGGCGCCCGAGGTGCTGGCGGAAGACCGCGCCGCCGGGTTGCTGCTGGTCGAGGATCTGGGGCCCGACACCCATGCCTCGCTGCTGGACGCCGGCGCCGACCCGCTGCCGCTTTACGTCGCGGCGGCCGAGGCCCTGGCGGCGATCCACGCGGCGCCGCCCCCGGCCGGCCTGCCGGACTACGAGGCCCCGCGCATGACCGAGATGGCGGGTCTGACCTTTCTGGACTGGTGGTGGCCCGCCGCCTTCGGCACCCCGCCGGCCGATGCCGTGCGCGCCGAGTTCACGCAGGCCATGCGGGCCATGCTGGACCCCTTCCAGGGCGCCCACGGCTTTGTGCACCGCGACTACTTTCCGGCCAACCTGATCCCGCTGCCGGATCGCGCCGGGCCGCGCCGGGTCGGCATCATCGACTTCCAGGATGCCGGATACGGCCACCCGTCCTACGACCTGGTGAGCCTGACGCAGGACGCGCGGCGCGACGTCGCGCCGGATGTCCGGCAGGCGGCGGTCGCGGCCTATCTGGCCGCGCGGCCGGGGCTGGATGCCGCTGCCTTCGCGGCGGCGACCGCCGCCATGGCGGCGCAGCGCCACCTGCGCATCGCCTCGCTCTGGGTGCGCCTCGCGCGGCGCGACGGCAAGCCGCGCTACCTGCAGCACGGCCCGCGCTGCTGGGCCCTGCTGGACGAGGCCCTGCGGCACGAAGCCACGGCGCCGCTGCGGCGCTTCCTGGACCGCCACGTGCCGCCGGACCTCCGCCGAAACCCCGCCGTGCTGAAGGATGCCGCCGCGTGA
- a CDS encoding ParA family protein, with the protein MPPSSAFPGSTVPGPDSKQPRRIALANQKGGVGKTTTAINLATALASKKRVLVIDLDPQGNASTGLGLPRAERGAGTYALLLGERPLAELMQKTPVPNLFLLAADNDLAGAEVELVGMDDREHRLKRALDAGAEVLAGFDFILVDCPPSLGLLTLNALVAVQSVMIPLQTEFFALEGVSQITRTIERVKRALNPGLGLDGIVLTMFDRRNNLSELVANDVRAFFRDKVYDTVIPRNIRVSEAPSHGLPVLLYDMKSTGAQAYIQLAAELLRRERAANRFAGARA; encoded by the coding sequence ATGCCTCCATCCTCCGCCTTTCCGGGATCCACCGTGCCGGGGCCTGACTCCAAGCAACCACGCCGCATCGCGCTGGCCAACCAGAAGGGCGGCGTGGGCAAAACCACCACCGCCATCAACCTGGCCACCGCCCTGGCTTCCAAGAAGCGCGTCCTGGTCATTGACCTCGACCCGCAGGGCAATGCTTCCACCGGACTTGGCTTGCCGCGCGCCGAGCGCGGCGCGGGGACCTATGCCCTGCTGCTGGGCGAGCGCCCGCTGGCCGAGCTGATGCAGAAGACGCCCGTGCCCAACCTCTTTCTGCTGGCCGCCGACAATGATCTGGCCGGCGCCGAGGTGGAACTGGTGGGCATGGACGACCGGGAGCACCGCCTGAAACGCGCGCTGGACGCCGGTGCCGAGGTCCTGGCCGGGTTCGACTTCATCCTGGTGGATTGCCCGCCCTCGCTCGGCCTGCTGACGCTGAATGCGCTGGTGGCCGTGCAGTCGGTGATGATTCCCTTGCAGACGGAATTCTTCGCGTTGGAAGGGGTGTCGCAGATCACCCGCACCATCGAGCGGGTGAAGCGCGCGCTCAACCCCGGGCTGGGGCTGGACGGCATCGTGCTGACCATGTTCGACCGCCGCAACAACCTGTCGGAGCTGGTGGCTAACGATGTGCGCGCCTTTTTCCGGGACAAGGTCTACGACACGGTCATCCCGCGCAACATCCGGGTCAGCGAGGCGCCTTCGCACGGTCTGCCGGTGCTGCTCTACGACATGAAGTCCACCGGCGCCCAGGCCTATATCCAACTGGCCGCCGAACTGCTGCGGCGCGAACGCGCCGCCAACCGCTTCGCTGGAGCCAGGGCATGA
- a CDS encoding nucleotidyltransferase family protein encodes MITLSSAMVLAAGFGTRMRPLTEARPKPLLPLAGRTLLDHALDRIDEAGIGHVVVNAHWFPDLIDEVCAARPHPPTVLHEEPVQETGGGVRDALPLLGDDPFLVVNGDAFWLDGPASTIARLAARFDPETMDGLLLMVRAAQVDSDVGQGDFLLDPVGRVRRPKEKEVSPYVYGGIQILHPRLMRDSPEGPFSMNRHWNRAIADGRLFGTVHDGAWFHLSRPIDLRRAETALATGLVRAMF; translated from the coding sequence GTGATCACCCTTTCCTCCGCGATGGTGCTGGCCGCCGGCTTCGGCACCCGCATGCGGCCGCTGACCGAGGCCCGCCCCAAGCCGCTGCTGCCGCTCGCCGGCCGCACCCTGCTGGACCACGCGCTGGACCGCATCGACGAGGCCGGCATCGGCCATGTGGTGGTCAATGCCCACTGGTTCCCGGACCTGATCGACGAGGTCTGCGCCGCCCGCCCGCATCCGCCCACCGTGCTGCACGAGGAGCCGGTGCAGGAAACCGGCGGCGGCGTGCGCGACGCCCTGCCGCTTTTGGGCGACGACCCGTTCCTGGTGGTCAATGGCGACGCCTTCTGGCTGGATGGCCCGGCCTCCACCATCGCGCGCCTGGCCGCGCGCTTCGACCCCGAGACGATGGACGGGCTGCTGCTGATGGTGCGCGCCGCGCAGGTGGACAGCGATGTCGGCCAGGGCGACTTCCTCCTGGACCCGGTGGGGCGCGTGCGGCGGCCAAAGGAGAAAGAGGTTTCCCCCTACGTGTATGGCGGCATCCAGATCCTGCATCCGCGGCTGATGCGGGACAGCCCGGAGGGACCCTTCTCCATGAACCGCCATTGGAACCGTGCGATCGCGGACGGGCGGCTGTTCGGCACGGTGCATGACGGCGCGTGGTTCCACCTGTCCCGCCCCATCGACCTGCGCCGCGCGGAAACCGCGCTGGCCACCGGCCTGGTGCGGGCGATGTTCTGA
- a CDS encoding aminotransferase, giving the protein MTPPDDAPRFNSAAARDIEYALHPYTNHKAFRETGPLIIDHGEGVRVFDDAGRSYIESVAGLWCASLGFANQRLADAAYAQMKKLPFYHAFGGRSHDPLIDLSEMLIQRAPLSAGDRPFSKVFFANSGSEANDSAIKMIWFYNNAIGRPAKKKIIGRIRGYHGITVASGSATGQPVNHKMFDLPIAGFHHVSCPHHYGYGLPGESEEDFATRMAQELEDLILREGPDTVAAFFAEPIQGAGGVILPPATYFEKVQAVLKRHDVLLVADEVICGFGRTGRYWGSQTFEMRPDILTCAKQLSSAFLPISAVMISEQLYQGIAQGSDAAGTWGHGFTYSGHPVPAAVAIETLKIYDELDLPNLVATRGAYLQKAMRARFADHPLVGEVRGTGMIGAIELVADKTTRAKFDATRKLGARWQALGQEHGVMMRVMLGEIAAVSPPLVISESEIDEMLDGMHRALEALGAEI; this is encoded by the coding sequence ATGACCCCACCCGACGACGCACCCCGCTTCAACTCCGCCGCCGCGCGCGACATCGAATACGCGCTGCACCCCTACACCAACCACAAGGCGTTCCGTGAAACGGGGCCGCTGATCATCGACCATGGCGAGGGCGTGCGGGTCTTCGACGATGCAGGCCGCAGCTACATCGAATCCGTCGCCGGCCTGTGGTGCGCTTCGCTCGGCTTCGCCAACCAGCGGCTGGCGGACGCGGCCTATGCGCAGATGAAGAAGCTGCCCTTCTACCATGCCTTCGGCGGACGCAGCCACGACCCGCTGATCGACCTGTCGGAGATGCTGATCCAGCGCGCGCCGCTTTCCGCCGGCGACCGGCCCTTCAGCAAGGTGTTCTTCGCCAACTCGGGTTCCGAGGCGAATGACAGCGCCATCAAGATGATCTGGTTCTACAACAACGCCATCGGGCGCCCGGCCAAGAAGAAGATCATCGGCCGCATCCGTGGCTACCACGGCATCACCGTCGCTTCCGGCTCGGCCACCGGGCAGCCGGTGAACCACAAGATGTTCGACCTGCCGATCGCGGGCTTCCACCACGTCTCCTGCCCGCACCACTACGGCTACGGCCTGCCTGGCGAAAGCGAGGAGGACTTCGCCACCCGCATGGCGCAGGAGCTGGAGGACCTCATCCTGCGCGAGGGGCCGGACACGGTAGCCGCCTTCTTCGCCGAACCCATCCAGGGCGCCGGCGGCGTCATCCTGCCGCCCGCCACCTATTTCGAGAAGGTGCAGGCCGTCCTGAAGCGCCACGACGTGCTGCTGGTGGCCGACGAGGTGATCTGTGGCTTTGGCCGGACCGGGCGCTACTGGGGCAGCCAGACCTTCGAAATGCGGCCGGACATCCTGACCTGCGCCAAGCAGCTTTCCTCCGCCTTTCTGCCCATCTCGGCCGTGATGATCAGCGAGCAGCTTTACCAGGGCATTGCCCAGGGCTCGGACGCCGCCGGCACCTGGGGTCATGGCTTCACCTATTCCGGCCACCCGGTCCCCGCCGCTGTCGCCATCGAGACGCTGAAGATCTATGACGAGCTGGACCTGCCCAACCTGGTCGCCACGCGCGGCGCCTATCTGCAGAAGGCGATGCGCGCCCGCTTCGCCGACCACCCGCTGGTGGGCGAGGTGCGCGGCACCGGCATGATCGGCGCCATCGAGCTGGTGGCCGACAAGACCACCCGCGCCAAATTCGACGCCACCCGCAAGCTGGGCGCGCGCTGGCAGGCGCTGGGCCAGGAACACGGCGTGATGATGCGCGTGATGCTGGGCGAGATCGCCGCCGTCTCGCCGCCGCTGGTCATCAGCGAAAGCGAGATCGACGAGATGCTGGATGGCATGCACCGGGCCCTGGAAGCGCTCGGCGCCGAGATCTGA
- the mnmE gene encoding tRNA uridine-5-carboxymethylaminomethyl(34) synthesis GTPase MnmE has translation MLSMTDTIFALASGAGRAAIAVLRLTGSDTALIVAALAGRLPPPRHASLRPLRDAAGEVLDEALVLWFPGPRSYTGEDSAELHLHGGPAVLAGVSAALLGAGARPAEPGEFTRRAFLNGRMDLTAAEGVADLIEAETAAQRRQALRQAGGALAERYAGWAERLTRLLAHQEAAIEFAEDGLPNDLEDRMRAGAAALAAEIGAHLDDGGRGERLRDGVWVAIVGAPNAGKSSLLNALAGREAAIVSAQAGTTRDVVEVRLELAGVPVWLADTAGLREASDAIEAEGVRRARRRAAEADLVVAVFAADQAPDAATLELLAPGVLVLANKMDLAAAPAELGGVAPLPVSARTGAGLDALRAALEAAVAARAGHSGEAPLTRPRHRAALREAAGWLAEAGAAPLPELGAEALRAALRALGRLTGRVGVEEVLDVVFGDFCIGK, from the coding sequence ATGCTCTCCATGACCGACACCATCTTCGCCCTGGCTTCCGGCGCCGGCCGTGCCGCCATCGCCGTGCTGCGCCTGACGGGAAGCGACACCGCCCTCATCGTCGCTGCCCTGGCCGGGCGCCTGCCGCCGCCCCGCCATGCCAGCCTGCGACCGCTGCGCGATGCGGCGGGCGAGGTGCTGGATGAGGCGCTGGTGCTGTGGTTCCCCGGCCCGCGCTCCTACACCGGCGAGGATTCGGCGGAGCTGCACCTGCATGGCGGCCCCGCCGTGCTGGCGGGTGTGAGCGCCGCGCTGCTGGGGGCGGGCGCGCGCCCGGCCGAGCCGGGCGAATTCACGCGCCGGGCCTTTCTTAACGGCCGGATGGACCTGACCGCGGCGGAAGGCGTGGCCGACCTGATCGAGGCCGAGACGGCGGCGCAGCGGCGTCAAGCGCTGCGGCAGGCGGGCGGCGCGCTGGCGGAGCGGTATGCCGGCTGGGCCGAACGTCTGACCCGCCTGCTGGCGCACCAGGAGGCGGCGATCGAGTTCGCCGAGGACGGGCTGCCCAACGATTTGGAAGACCGGATGCGCGCCGGGGCGGCGGCGCTGGCGGCCGAGATCGGCGCGCACCTGGACGATGGCGGGCGCGGGGAGCGGCTGCGGGACGGGGTATGGGTGGCGATCGTCGGCGCCCCCAATGCCGGCAAGAGCTCGCTGCTCAATGCCCTGGCGGGGCGGGAAGCGGCGATCGTCTCGGCCCAGGCGGGCACTACGCGGGACGTGGTGGAGGTGCGGCTGGAGCTGGCCGGCGTGCCGGTCTGGCTGGCCGATACGGCGGGGCTGCGCGAGGCATCGGACGCGATCGAGGCGGAGGGCGTGCGCCGCGCGCGGCGGCGGGCGGCGGAAGCGGACCTCGTGGTCGCCGTCTTCGCCGCGGATCAGGCGCCCGACGCGGCGACGCTGGAGCTGCTCGCCCCAGGTGTGCTGGTGCTGGCGAACAAGATGGACCTCGCGGCGGCGCCGGCCGAACTCGGCGGCGTCGCGCCGCTACCGGTCTCGGCCCGCACGGGAGCGGGGCTGGATGCGCTGCGGGCGGCGCTGGAAGCGGCGGTGGCGGCACGCGCTGGGCACTCCGGCGAGGCACCGCTGACCCGCCCCCGGCACCGTGCCGCGTTGCGCGAAGCGGCGGGCTGGCTGGCGGAAGCCGGGGCAGCACCCCTGCCGGAACTGGGGGCGGAAGCGCTGCGGGCGGCGCTGCGCGCCCTGGGGCGGCTGACCGGGCGGGTGGGCGTCGAGGAAGTGCTGGACGTGGTGTTCGGGGATTTCTGCATTGGAAAATAG
- a CDS encoding ParB/RepB/Spo0J family partition protein — MSGRKTPRLGMGLSALLGDDKAQASATIPRTLPVEVLEPGPFQPRGPIDQSGLAELAASIREHGVLQPILVRPKPGKAGHYQIIGGERRWRASQLAQKHEVPVVIHELDDRAAMAASLVENLQREDLNALEEAQGYRRLTDEFGLTQEHLGRAVGKSRSHVANTLRLLGLPDRVRELLGRGSLSAGHARALLTAQDPLKLADLVVTRGLNVRQTEALAAAAERNRPAGRAEDPDSRALERDLTGKLGLKVAIRHGARGGQITIGYKDLDQLDGLIRLLAPEK; from the coding sequence ATGAGTGGCCGCAAGACCCCCCGCCTCGGCATGGGCCTTTCCGCCCTGCTGGGTGATGACAAAGCCCAGGCCAGCGCCACCATCCCCCGCACCCTGCCGGTGGAGGTGCTGGAACCCGGCCCCTTCCAGCCGCGCGGCCCGATCGACCAATCCGGGCTGGCGGAGCTTGCCGCCTCGATCCGCGAGCACGGCGTGCTGCAGCCGATCCTGGTGCGGCCCAAGCCTGGAAAGGCCGGCCACTACCAGATCATCGGTGGCGAGCGCCGCTGGCGTGCCTCCCAGCTGGCGCAGAAGCACGAGGTGCCGGTGGTCATCCATGAGCTGGACGACCGTGCCGCCATGGCCGCCTCCCTGGTCGAGAACCTGCAGCGCGAGGACCTGAATGCGCTGGAGGAGGCCCAGGGCTACCGCCGCCTGACCGACGAGTTCGGCCTGACGCAGGAGCATCTCGGCCGCGCCGTCGGCAAGAGCCGCAGCCATGTGGCGAACACGCTGCGCCTGCTGGGCCTGCCGGACAGGGTGCGCGAGCTGCTGGGCCGCGGCAGCCTGTCCGCCGGCCATGCGCGTGCCCTGCTGACGGCGCAGGACCCGCTGAAACTGGCCGATCTGGTGGTGACGCGCGGCCTGAACGTGCGCCAGACCGAAGCGCTTGCCGCCGCCGCCGAACGCAACCGCCCCGCCGGGCGCGCCGAGGACCCGGACAGCCGCGCCCTGGAACGCGACCTGACCGGCAAGCTCGGGTTGAAGGTGGCGATCCGCCACGGCGCGCGCGGCGGGCAGATCACCATCGGGTACAAGGATCTGGACCAGTTGGATGGGCTGATCCGGTTGCTGGCGCCGGAAAAGTAG